From Methylocystis sp. ATCC 49242, one genomic window encodes:
- the sufC gene encoding Fe-S cluster assembly ATPase SufC — protein MLEIKNLHVSVGDRKILKGLTLTIKSGEVAAVMGPNGTGKSTLSYVIAGREGYEITEGEVLLNGENILELEPHERAARGLFLAFQYPVEIPGVATMTFLKAAMNAQRRSRGEPELQTPDFMKRVREASARLGVSQEMLRRPLNSGFSGGEKKRMEVLQMALLEPRVGILDETDSGLDIDALRVVSEGVNALRSPERSFLVITHYQRLLDYIKPDTVHVMAQGRIQRSGGPELALELEERGYQDYIAEEAA, from the coding sequence ATGCTCGAAATCAAGAATCTCCACGTCTCGGTCGGCGACAGGAAAATCCTGAAGGGTCTTACGCTGACCATAAAATCCGGCGAGGTCGCGGCCGTCATGGGGCCGAACGGCACCGGCAAATCGACGCTCTCCTATGTGATCGCGGGCCGCGAAGGCTATGAAATCACCGAGGGCGAGGTGTTGCTCAACGGCGAGAACATTCTCGAACTCGAGCCGCATGAGCGCGCCGCGCGCGGCCTGTTTCTCGCCTTCCAGTATCCGGTCGAAATTCCCGGCGTCGCGACCATGACCTTTCTCAAGGCGGCGATGAACGCCCAGCGCCGGTCGCGCGGCGAGCCGGAATTGCAGACGCCCGACTTCATGAAGCGCGTGCGCGAGGCTTCCGCCAGGCTCGGCGTCTCTCAGGAAATGCTTCGCCGTCCGCTGAACTCCGGCTTCTCTGGCGGCGAGAAGAAGCGCATGGAAGTATTGCAGATGGCGCTGCTCGAACCGCGCGTCGGCATCCTCGACGAGACCGACTCGGGGCTCGACATCGACGCGCTCCGCGTCGTGTCGGAGGGCGTCAACGCGCTGCGCTCGCCGGAGCGCTCCTTCCTCGTCATCACGCATTATCAGCGGCTGCTCGATTACATCAAGCCGGATACGGTGCATGTGATGGCGCAAGGCCGCATCCAGCGCAGCGGCGGGCCGGAGCTAGCGCTCGAACTCGAAGAGCGCGGCTATCAGGACTACATTGCGGAAGAGGCGGCGTAG
- the sufD gene encoding Fe-S cluster assembly protein SufD produces the protein MVKLATEAEAALSSFYEEMREKGAPRLREAAWDDFSRKGLPNRRVEAWHYTDIKAALAKPAPIAAASRAAPSLERAHDSLRLVILDGVFRPDLSDVARLPEGVVAQSLRDALAQSDPQVMDALASADVGADDAMVSLNAALMQDGVVLRIAPGAVIERAIELASFVSTDAAQSTFSRSLALVGKGARATLIETVGALANAPAQDNQTLILRLAAGAALDLVSHVSGAAEQAVRVMSLLAHLDEGATVKSYALIEGAGLLRRQIFARLDGERAHIALNGATLARGRQHADTTLVVDQAKPNGESRERFRNILDEQSVGVFQGRIVVRPGAQKTDGAMQSKGLLLSDGATMNNKPELEIFADDVQCSHGATCGRLDKDQLFYLMARGLPRREAEALLIEAFANEAMEGLDDDALQAFFAERISAWLSRRITR, from the coding sequence ATGGTGAAGCTCGCGACAGAAGCCGAGGCGGCGCTCTCCTCCTTCTATGAGGAAATGCGCGAAAAGGGCGCGCCGCGTCTGCGCGAAGCGGCGTGGGACGACTTCTCGCGCAAAGGCCTGCCGAACCGCCGCGTAGAGGCGTGGCATTACACCGATATCAAGGCCGCGTTGGCGAAGCCCGCGCCCATCGCCGCCGCCTCCCGCGCCGCGCCGTCGCTGGAGCGGGCGCACGACTCGCTGCGTCTGGTGATTCTCGACGGCGTGTTTCGTCCCGATCTTTCCGACGTCGCCCGCCTGCCGGAAGGCGTCGTCGCCCAGTCGCTGCGCGACGCGCTCGCGCAAAGCGATCCACAGGTCATGGACGCGCTGGCGAGCGCCGACGTCGGCGCCGACGACGCGATGGTGTCGCTCAACGCTGCCCTGATGCAGGACGGCGTGGTGCTGCGCATTGCGCCCGGCGCCGTGATCGAGCGTGCGATCGAGCTCGCAAGTTTCGTCTCTACGGACGCTGCGCAATCGACATTTTCGCGTTCGCTCGCGCTCGTCGGCAAGGGCGCGCGCGCGACGCTCATAGAGACAGTCGGGGCGCTCGCAAATGCGCCCGCGCAGGACAATCAAACATTGATCTTGCGGCTGGCTGCCGGCGCTGCGCTCGATCTCGTCAGCCACGTGTCGGGGGCCGCCGAGCAGGCCGTGCGCGTAATGAGCCTCCTCGCGCATCTCGACGAAGGCGCGACAGTAAAATCCTACGCGCTCATCGAGGGCGCCGGGCTGCTGCGTCGCCAAATTTTCGCGCGGCTCGACGGAGAACGGGCGCATATCGCGTTGAATGGCGCGACGCTCGCACGGGGCCGGCAACATGCGGACACGACTCTCGTCGTCGATCAAGCCAAACCGAATGGCGAGAGCCGCGAGCGCTTCCGCAACATTCTCGACGAACAGAGCGTCGGCGTGTTCCAGGGCAGGATCGTCGTGCGTCCCGGCGCGCAGAAGACCGACGGCGCCATGCAGTCGAAGGGCCTGCTCCTCTCCGACGGCGCGACGATGAACAACAAGCCCGAGCTGGAAATCTTTGCGGACGACGTGCAATGCAGTCATGGCGCGACATGCGGCCGGCTCGACAAGGATCAGCTATTCTATCTCATGGCGCGCGGGCTGCCGCGCCGCGAGGCCGAGGCGCTCCTGATCGAGGCCTTCGCCAATGAGGCGATGGAGGGACTCGACGACGACGCGCTGCAAGCGTTTTTCGCGGAGAGAATA
- a CDS encoding cysteine desulfurase family protein, which produces MRIYLDHNATSPLRPEAREAALAAMETLGNPSSVHAEGRAAKALLESARSRIAQGIGTARRNVTFTSGATEAANLALTPMLQRGKETAPFDLLLVGAGEHAAVLQGHRFPSSAVESVPLTPRGQLSLDALDAALARHPGKRLMLALQLVNNETGVIQPVREAAERVHAAGGVLICDATQAISRIETTFATTGADLLFFSSHKLGGPAGAGALAVARDELHISDKLLRGGGQEFGRRAGTENVAAIAGFAAAFEAALSATGKENPRLGELRGLIESQIAQIAPETRFFGAEAPRTANTSAFAIPGLSAQTLLMSLDLEGVAVSSGSACSSGKVRESHVLAAMGATEKVALRVSLGWSSRKEDVEQFGMVLAKVVHRLRSRRSIA; this is translated from the coding sequence ATGCGCATCTATCTCGACCACAACGCCACATCACCCCTTCGTCCCGAGGCGCGGGAGGCGGCGCTTGCGGCGATGGAGACGCTCGGCAATCCGTCCTCCGTCCACGCCGAGGGTCGGGCGGCCAAGGCGCTACTGGAGAGCGCCCGGAGCCGAATCGCGCAGGGAATCGGGACGGCGCGGCGCAATGTCACCTTCACCAGCGGCGCGACCGAGGCCGCCAATCTGGCGCTGACGCCAATGCTCCAGCGGGGGAAGGAGACCGCGCCGTTCGACCTGTTGCTCGTGGGCGCGGGTGAGCACGCGGCGGTGCTGCAGGGCCATCGTTTCCCCTCCTCGGCGGTGGAATCGGTCCCACTCACGCCCCGGGGTCAGCTTTCGCTGGACGCACTCGACGCCGCGCTCGCCCGCCACCCCGGCAAGCGCCTGATGCTTGCGTTGCAACTCGTCAATAATGAAACCGGAGTCATCCAGCCGGTCCGGGAGGCGGCCGAGCGTGTCCATGCGGCGGGCGGGGTGCTGATTTGCGATGCGACGCAGGCGATCAGTCGGATCGAGACGACATTTGCGACAACTGGCGCTGATCTTTTGTTCTTTTCCTCTCACAAGCTCGGCGGGCCTGCGGGGGCCGGGGCGCTTGCCGTCGCGCGCGACGAACTCCACATATCCGACAAGCTATTACGCGGCGGCGGGCAGGAGTTCGGCCGCCGTGCAGGAACAGAGAATGTCGCCGCGATCGCCGGCTTTGCGGCGGCTTTCGAGGCGGCGCTCTCGGCGACGGGCAAGGAAAATCCGCGACTCGGCGAATTGCGCGGCCTGATCGAATCGCAGATCGCGCAAATCGCGCCGGAAACGCGGTTTTTCGGGGCGGAAGCCCCCCGGACGGCGAACACGAGCGCTTTCGCGATTCCCGGCCTCAGCGCCCAGACGCTGCTGATGTCGCTGGATCTCGAAGGGGTTGCGGTGTCGAGCGGTTCGGCCTGTTCGTCGGGGAAAGTGCGGGAATCCCACGTCCTTGCGGCGATGGGGGCGACAGAAAAAGTAGCTTTGCGCGTCAGTCTGGGTTGGTCTTCGCGCAAAGAGGATGTAGAACAGTTTGGAATGGTTCTTGCGAAAGTCGTGCACCGATTGAGGTCGCGGCGATCCATCGCCTAG
- the sufB gene encoding Fe-S cluster assembly protein SufB, producing the protein MAARQETVARVESIDVDAYKYGFTTDIESEKAPKGLSEDIVRFISAKKNEPEWLTEWRLEAYRRWLTMSEPNWARVHYPSIDYQDLYYYSAPKSTPGPKSLDEVDPELLRTYEKLGIPLREQEILAGVETRKVAVDAVFDSVSVATTFKEELAKAGVIFCPISEAVQTHPELVRKYLGSVVPVTDNFYATLNSAVFSDGSFVYVPKGVRCPMELSTYFRINEQKTGQFERTLIIADEGSYVSYLEGCTAPKRDENQLHAAVVELIALDDAEIKYSTVQNWYPGDSEGRGGIYNFVTKRGDCRGRNSHISWTQVETGSAITWKYPSCILRGDNSQGEFYSIAVSNGYQQVDSGTKMIHLGKNTKSRIVSKGISAGKSQNTYRGQVSAHRKAEGARNFTQCDSLLIGHDCGAHTVPYIESKNPSAQFEHEATTSKISDDQLFYAMQRGLSAEEATALIVNGFVREVLQQLPMEFAVEAQKLISISLEGSVG; encoded by the coding sequence ATGGCGGCTCGTCAGGAGACCGTTGCGCGCGTCGAGTCCATCGACGTCGACGCCTATAAGTACGGGTTTACGACCGACATCGAGTCGGAGAAGGCCCCAAAAGGCCTCAGCGAAGACATCGTTCGCTTCATCTCCGCCAAGAAAAACGAACCGGAATGGCTGACCGAATGGCGCCTTGAGGCCTATCGACGCTGGCTCACCATGAGCGAGCCGAACTGGGCGCGGGTTCATTATCCGTCGATCGACTATCAGGATCTCTACTATTACTCGGCGCCGAAATCGACGCCGGGGCCGAAGTCGCTCGACGAGGTCGATCCCGAACTGCTGCGCACCTATGAAAAGCTCGGTATTCCGCTGCGCGAGCAGGAAATTCTCGCCGGCGTCGAGACGCGCAAGGTCGCCGTGGACGCCGTATTCGATTCGGTGTCCGTCGCGACGACCTTCAAGGAAGAGCTGGCCAAGGCGGGCGTGATCTTCTGCCCGATCTCCGAGGCCGTGCAGACTCATCCCGAACTGGTGCGAAAATATCTCGGCTCCGTCGTGCCAGTGACGGACAATTTCTACGCGACGCTGAACAGCGCCGTCTTCTCGGACGGCTCCTTCGTCTATGTGCCGAAGGGCGTGCGCTGCCCGATGGAGCTTTCCACCTATTTCCGCATCAACGAGCAGAAGACGGGGCAGTTCGAGCGCACGCTGATCATTGCGGACGAGGGCTCATACGTGAGCTATCTCGAAGGCTGCACGGCGCCCAAGCGCGACGAAAACCAGCTTCATGCGGCGGTGGTGGAGCTGATCGCGCTGGATGACGCGGAGATCAAATATTCCACCGTGCAGAACTGGTATCCCGGCGACAGCGAGGGCAGGGGCGGCATTTACAATTTCGTAACCAAGCGCGGCGATTGCCGCGGCCGCAACTCGCACATCTCGTGGACGCAGGTGGAGACCGGTTCGGCGATCACCTGGAAATATCCGTCCTGCATCCTGCGCGGCGACAATTCGCAAGGCGAGTTCTATTCGATCGCCGTGTCGAATGGCTATCAACAGGTCGACAGCGGCACGAAGATGATCCATCTCGGCAAGAACACGAAGAGCCGCATCGTCTCGAAGGGCATTTCCGCCGGCAAGTCGCAGAACACCTATCGTGGGCAAGTCTCCGCGCATCGCAAGGCGGAAGGGGCGCGCAATTTCACCCAATGCGACAGTCTGCTGATCGGCCATGACTGCGGCGCGCATACGGTTCCCTACATCGAGTCGAAAAACCCGAGCGCGCAATTCGAGCACGAGGCGACGACGTCGAAGATTTCGGACGATCAGCTTTTCTACGCCATGCAACGCGGCCTTTCGGCGGAGGAAGCGACGGCGCTGATCGTCAACGGCTTCGTGCGCGAGGTGCTGCAGCAGTTGCCGATGGAATTCGCTGTCGAGGCCCAAAAACTGATCTCGATTTCGCTCGAGGGGAGCGTGGGGTGA